One segment of Cetobacterium sp. NK01 DNA contains the following:
- the gmhA gene encoding D-sedoheptulose 7-phosphate isomerase, translating into MNLLDSYKITASLLEKFIKEEAEKQTTEKIAKDLATIFQNGNKVLICGNGGSNCDALHFAEEFTGRFRKDRKALPAISLSDSSHITCVGNDYGFDYIFSRGVEAYGKEGDMFIGISTSGNSANIIKAVEAAKNMGLKTVVLLGKDGGKLKGMCDYEFIIPGETSDRIQEIHMMILHIIIEGVEKIMFPENY; encoded by the coding sequence ATGAATTTATTAGATTCGTATAAAATAACAGCTTCTCTTTTAGAAAAATTTATAAAAGAAGAAGCTGAAAAACAAACAACTGAAAAAATAGCTAAAGATTTAGCTACAATTTTCCAAAATGGCAATAAAGTTTTAATCTGTGGAAATGGCGGAAGTAATTGTGATGCTTTACATTTCGCTGAAGAGTTTACAGGTAGATTTAGAAAAGATAGAAAAGCTTTACCAGCTATTTCTTTATCTGATTCATCTCATATAACTTGTGTAGGAAATGACTACGGTTTTGACTATATATTTTCAAGAGGTGTAGAAGCTTATGGAAAAGAAGGAGATATGTTTATTGGTATCTCAACAAGCGGTAATTCTGCAAATATTATAAAAGCTGTAGAAGCAGCTAAAAATATGGGACTAAAAACTGTTGTTCTTCTTGGAAAAGATGGAGGTAAACTTAAAGGAATGTGTGATTACGAATTTATTATTCCTGGAGAAACTTCTGATAGAATCCAAGAAATTCATATGATGATATTACATATCATTATTGAAGGTGTGGAAAAAATAATGTTCCCTGAAAATTATTAA
- the pepF gene encoding oligoendopeptidase F, with the protein MLKNRDEITQQYKWNLNDVYPNWTAWENDLTTLKGYMSEIPKYQGKISQNSNIFIEFVNLEEKISRLLDKVYLYPYLQRDLDSTNETASVKLQEVEGIYANYSIASSWITPEILTIPKETMISWINDNPVLEANRFPLMEIYRLQEHVLSADKEKLLSYFGQYLGVPSDIYSELSTSDIKWNEIELTDGSKTFVTNGVYSKIISTDRNQEDRKKAFEALYNSFNVNKNTYASIYKSILQRDFSTAQSRNYKSSLEKALNPNNIPLDVYTSLIESTRENTAPLKRYIALRKKALDLKSYHYYDNSINIVDYNKEFTYEEAKDTVLESVKPLGTDYYRDLNTALSEGWLDVYETPNKRSGAYSLNIYDVHPYMLLNYNGTMDSVFTLAHELGHTMHSMLSTKNQPYSISSYTIFVAEVASTFNERLLLDNMLKNTNDSKEKIALIEQAIGGIVGTYYIQTLFADYEYQAHQIVENGGAITSDVLNNIMSNLFTEYFGNDLTMDELQKIIWARIPHFYNSPYYVYQYATSFASSANLYNRITNPEYSLDEREQAKKAYLTLLKSGGNDHPMNQLKKAGVDLSKKDAFDAVAIEFNRLLDLLEEELKKEKGDI; encoded by the coding sequence ATGTTAAAAAATAGAGATGAAATTACGCAACAATATAAATGGAATTTAAATGATGTTTATCCTAACTGGACTGCTTGGGAAAATGATTTAACAACTCTTAAAGGGTATATGTCTGAAATTCCGAAATATCAGGGAAAAATATCTCAAAATTCTAATATCTTTATTGAGTTTGTAAATCTTGAGGAGAAAATATCAAGACTTTTAGATAAAGTTTACTTATACCCATACTTGCAAAGAGATTTAGATTCAACTAATGAAACCGCTTCTGTAAAGCTTCAAGAAGTTGAAGGTATTTATGCTAATTATTCAATAGCTTCATCTTGGATTACTCCAGAAATCCTTACTATTCCAAAAGAAACAATGATTAGTTGGATTAACGATAATCCAGTTTTAGAAGCTAATAGATTTCCTTTAATGGAAATCTATCGACTACAAGAACATGTTTTATCTGCTGATAAAGAAAAATTGTTATCTTATTTTGGTCAATATTTAGGAGTTCCTTCTGATATATACAGTGAACTTTCTACTTCAGATATTAAATGGAATGAAATTGAATTAACTGATGGTAGTAAAACTTTTGTAACTAACGGTGTTTATTCTAAAATTATTTCAACTGATCGAAATCAAGAAGATCGTAAAAAAGCTTTTGAGGCGCTTTATAATTCATTTAATGTCAATAAAAATACTTATGCTTCAATTTATAAAAGTATATTACAAAGAGATTTTTCAACAGCTCAATCTAGAAATTATAAATCAAGTTTAGAAAAGGCCTTAAATCCTAATAATATTCCATTAGATGTTTATACATCTTTAATTGAATCTACTCGAGAAAATACAGCACCTTTAAAAAGATATATTGCTTTAAGAAAAAAAGCTCTAGATTTAAAAAGCTATCATTACTATGATAACTCTATAAATATTGTTGATTATAATAAAGAATTCACTTATGAAGAAGCTAAAGATACTGTTTTAGAATCTGTAAAACCTTTAGGAACAGACTATTATAGAGATTTAAATACTGCATTAAGCGAAGGATGGTTAGATGTTTATGAAACTCCTAATAAAAGAAGTGGTGCCTATTCTTTAAATATCTATGATGTTCATCCATATATGCTACTTAATTATAATGGAACCATGGATTCTGTATTTACATTAGCTCATGAATTAGGTCATACAATGCATTCAATGTTATCAACTAAAAATCAACCTTATTCTATTAGTAGTTATACTATCTTTGTAGCCGAAGTTGCTTCAACTTTTAACGAAAGATTACTTTTAGATAACATGCTAAAGAATACAAATGATTCTAAAGAAAAAATAGCTCTTATCGAACAAGCTATTGGTGGAATCGTTGGAACATATTATATTCAAACTTTATTTGCTGATTATGAATATCAAGCTCATCAAATTGTTGAAAATGGTGGTGCTATAACATCTGATGTTTTAAATAATATTATGTCTAATCTATTTACAGAATACTTTGGTAATGATTTAACTATGGATGAGTTACAAAAGATTATTTGGGCTAGAATTCCTCATTTTTATAATTCTCCTTATTATGTTTATCAATACGCAACTAGTTTCGCTTCTTCTGCAAACTTATATAATAGAATTACAAATCCTGAATATTCTTTAGATGAAAGAGAACAAGCTAAAAAAGCTTACTTAACTCTTTTAAAATCTGGTGGAAATGATCATCCAATGAATCAACTAAAAAAAGCTGGAGTTGACTTAAGTAAAAAAGATGCCTTTGATGCTGTTGCTATAGAATTTAATAGATTATTAGATCTTTTAGAAGAGGAACTAAAGAAAGAGAAAGGAGATATCTAA
- a CDS encoding LysR family transcriptional regulator, with the protein MDLHYLRIFYEVAKEKSFTKAANKLYINQSAVSIQVKKFEEILNSKLFDRSSKKIKLTYTGEALFKMAEEIFEKVKRAEKEMERIINLDKAKISIGATSVIGEPLLPLLMKDFISLHDEIEYDITISTKAWLLKLLKEGELDILLIDEEHITDPNLEVITVGSVPYILVGTKNTQKLEAISKEPLISRKNIYNNDRAISHLEDKNHICFNTKIPVVGNLGVIKGMVKEGIGNVILPYYAVYKEIQSDEFKVIRTIDEVTDSYQIVITKDKKNLAHIIKFINFVKNFKL; encoded by the coding sequence TTGGATTTACATTATTTAAGAATATTTTATGAGGTAGCTAAAGAAAAAAGTTTTACAAAAGCAGCTAATAAATTATACATAAATCAATCAGCGGTTTCAATACAAGTAAAAAAATTTGAAGAGATATTAAATTCTAAACTTTTTGATAGAAGTTCTAAGAAAATAAAATTAACTTACACTGGGGAAGCTCTTTTTAAAATGGCTGAGGAAATTTTTGAGAAAGTTAAAAGAGCTGAAAAAGAGATGGAAAGAATTATCAATTTAGATAAAGCTAAAATATCTATTGGAGCTACATCTGTTATTGGAGAGCCTTTATTGCCTCTTTTAATGAAAGATTTTATATCTTTACATGACGAGATTGAATATGATATTACTATCTCTACTAAAGCTTGGCTTTTAAAGTTATTAAAAGAAGGGGAACTTGATATTCTTTTAATAGATGAAGAGCACATAACTGATCCAAATTTAGAAGTTATTACTGTTGGTTCTGTACCTTATATACTTGTTGGTACTAAAAATACACAAAAATTGGAAGCTATATCTAAAGAACCTCTAATCTCTAGAAAAAACATCTATAATAACGATAGAGCTATTAGTCATCTAGAGGATAAAAATCATATTTGCTTTAATACTAAAATTCCAGTTGTTGGAAATTTGGGAGTTATTAAAGGAATGGTTAAAGAAGGAATTGGTAATGTTATCTTACCTTACTATGCTGTTTATAAAGAAATACAAAGTGATGAGTTTAAAGTTATTAGGACAATAGATGAAGTTACAGATTCTTATCAAATTGTTATAACTAAAGATAAAAAGAATTTAGCTCACATTATCAAATTTATTAATTTTGTTAAGAATTTTAAACTTTAA
- the metG gene encoding methionine--tRNA ligase, producing MSKNFYVTTPIYYVNGDPHVGSAYTTIAADVLARYKKSKGFDVFFLTGTDEHGQKVEEAAKMRDLTPQAWTDSMAPRFIDMWKALDINYTDFIRTTEPRHKEAVKKIIKTVYDKGDIYKGEYEGKYCVSCETFVPENQIVNGNHCPDCGKELTMVKEESYFFKMSKYQDALLEHIESHPDFILPHSRKNEVVSFIKQGLQDLSISRNTFEWGIPIEFAPGHITYVWFDALTNYLTAVGYENNPELFDKFWNNGEVVHLLGKDILRFHAIIWPCMLLSAGIKLPNKIVAHGWWTSEGEKMSKSKGNVVAPLDEIAKYGVDAFRYCLMREVNFGNDGDYSTPSIVTRINSDLANDLGNLLNRTLGMYGKYFNGTIVKGEVFEEIDDSVKTLWNETVIAVDYHMNRVEFSRALEAIWKFISRMNKYVDETAPWLLIKDETKNERLATVMNFLVQSLYKVAVLTAPYMPTASQKIWNQLGFSNNILEASLESVDGWNILNEGHILGTAEPIFPRLEVEKKEAKKDPLAINEDLKIENPIEIADFDKIDIQVVEILEASNIEGADKLLKFKVKTANEIRQIVSGIAKYYPTPSELVGKKVLAILNLPPVTLRGVLSQGMLLSSTEKKRLKLVEVDSSVKIGSKIK from the coding sequence ATGAGTAAAAATTTTTATGTAACAACACCGATATATTATGTTAATGGAGATCCACATGTTGGAAGTGCATATACAACTATTGCAGCTGATGTTTTAGCTAGATACAAAAAATCAAAAGGTTTTGATGTATTCTTTTTAACAGGTACTGATGAACATGGACAAAAGGTTGAGGAAGCTGCTAAAATGAGAGATTTAACTCCTCAGGCTTGGACAGATTCTATGGCTCCTAGATTTATTGATATGTGGAAAGCATTAGATATCAATTATACAGATTTCATAAGAACTACAGAACCAAGACATAAAGAGGCTGTTAAAAAAATTATAAAAACAGTTTATGATAAAGGTGATATTTATAAAGGTGAATATGAAGGAAAATATTGTGTTTCTTGTGAAACATTTGTTCCTGAGAATCAAATTGTAAATGGAAACCACTGTCCTGATTGTGGTAAAGAACTAACAATGGTTAAAGAGGAATCTTATTTCTTTAAGATGTCTAAATATCAAGATGCTTTACTTGAGCATATTGAAAGTCATCCTGACTTTATTCTTCCTCACTCTAGAAAAAATGAGGTTGTTTCATTTATAAAACAAGGACTTCAAGATCTATCTATTTCTAGAAATACATTTGAATGGGGAATTCCAATTGAGTTTGCTCCTGGACATATAACTTATGTATGGTTTGATGCTTTAACAAACTATTTAACAGCTGTTGGATATGAGAATAATCCTGAATTATTTGACAAATTCTGGAATAATGGAGAGGTTGTTCACCTTTTAGGAAAAGATATTCTTAGATTCCATGCTATTATTTGGCCTTGTATGCTTTTATCAGCAGGAATTAAACTTCCAAATAAAATTGTAGCTCATGGTTGGTGGACTTCTGAAGGTGAAAAAATGTCTAAATCTAAAGGAAATGTTGTGGCACCATTAGATGAAATTGCTAAATACGGTGTAGATGCTTTTAGATACTGTTTAATGAGAGAGGTTAATTTTGGTAATGATGGAGATTATTCAACACCTTCAATTGTTACAAGAATTAACTCTGATTTAGCTAATGATCTAGGAAATCTTTTAAATAGAACTCTAGGAATGTATGGAAAATATTTTAATGGAACAATCGTAAAAGGAGAGGTATTCGAAGAGATCGACGACAGTGTAAAAACTCTTTGGAACGAAACTGTTATTGCAGTTGATTATCATATGAATAGAGTAGAATTCTCTAGAGCTTTAGAGGCTATCTGGAAATTCATCTCTAGAATGAATAAATATGTTGATGAAACTGCTCCTTGGTTACTTATAAAGGATGAAACTAAAAATGAAAGATTAGCAACAGTTATGAACTTCTTAGTTCAATCTCTTTATAAAGTTGCTGTTTTAACAGCTCCATATATGCCAACAGCATCTCAAAAGATTTGGAACCAATTAGGTTTCTCTAATAATATTTTAGAAGCTAGTCTTGAATCTGTTGACGGATGGAATATATTAAATGAAGGACATATCTTAGGTACTGCTGAACCTATATTCCCAAGACTTGAAGTTGAAAAGAAAGAAGCTAAAAAAGATCCTCTTGCTATAAATGAAGATTTGAAAATTGAAAATCCAATAGAAATAGCTGATTTTGATAAAATAGATATTCAAGTTGTTGAAATATTAGAAGCTAGTAATATTGAGGGAGCTGACAAACTTCTTAAATTTAAAGTAAAAACAGCTAATGAAATAAGACAAATTGTTTCTGGAATTGCAAAATATTATCCAACACCTTCTGAACTAGTTGGTAAAAAAGTTTTAGCAATTTTAAATTTACCTCCTGTTACTTTAAGAGGAGTTCTTTCTCAGGGAATGTTATTAAGCTCTACTGAAAAGAAAAGATTAAAACTTGTTGAAGTAGATTCAAGCGTTAAAATAGGATCTAAGATAAAATAG
- the sppA gene encoding signal peptide peptidase SppA, which yields MFLLNWILSFFKFIIREISSMIIKFAFLIILIVLIFNYFDKTKKTPITKKSYLKIDLSKEFTETLVQNPLNFNSKNINFYQLLNSISISKNDNNVEGLFIFLDDNTLTRTQISELGEVLNEFKTSNKPIFSYGAMLDNNSLLLSSYSNEVIMPPAASTAVNITGYNKDIPYFKNLTEKLGIDVTVVHVGDFKTFGENYTRDQMSEENRSDLKRILDKSYSFFIEDLAKNLSLDQNSLNSLVLSGDLMGESSSTLKENKLISSLKYLEDFKKEKEIENITEIENYIPSFKENISNQKIAIVYADGEISYTASKNPTSSVITPDKFISALNKASEDDSIKGIVIRVNSPGGSALASDIICNSIKNVKKPVYVSIGSVAASGGYYISTAAKKIFADKNSITGSIGVVSLIPNFKELTSKVGVNVNDISLGKFADLYSLTSPMTPERKEKIYSSNLKVYHEFLNKVAYGRNLPLNEVENIAQGKIWLGEEAINNGLIDSIGGINKTIKTLAKDLNINDNYSVIEVPYEEDLKSMFEATLLPIQTLFSLKLLTNTKNIKTLIENEEMFFKPLLYLSF from the coding sequence ATGTTTTTATTAAATTGGATACTAAGTTTTTTTAAATTTATTATTAGAGAAATTTCTTCTATGATAATAAAATTTGCTTTCTTAATAATTCTAATAGTTTTAATTTTTAATTATTTTGATAAAACTAAAAAAACTCCTATAACTAAAAAATCATATTTAAAAATTGATTTATCTAAAGAATTTACCGAAACTTTAGTACAAAATCCACTTAATTTTAACTCTAAAAATATAAATTTTTATCAGCTTTTAAATAGTATTTCTATTTCTAAAAATGATAATAATGTCGAAGGCCTTTTTATATTTTTAGATGATAATACCTTAACTAGAACTCAAATTAGTGAATTAGGAGAGGTTTTAAATGAATTTAAAACCTCTAATAAACCAATTTTTTCTTATGGTGCTATGCTTGATAATAATTCTTTACTTTTGAGTAGTTACTCCAATGAAGTTATTATGCCTCCCGCTGCTTCTACTGCTGTAAATATTACAGGATATAATAAAGATATCCCATACTTTAAAAATTTAACTGAAAAACTAGGAATAGATGTTACTGTTGTCCATGTTGGTGATTTTAAAACTTTTGGAGAAAACTATACTAGAGATCAGATGTCAGAAGAAAATCGCTCAGATTTAAAAAGAATTTTAGATAAAAGTTACTCTTTTTTTATTGAAGATCTTGCTAAAAATCTATCTTTAGATCAAAATTCTCTTAACTCTTTAGTTCTTTCTGGAGATTTAATGGGAGAGTCTTCTAGTACTTTAAAGGAAAATAAATTGATTTCATCTCTAAAATATTTAGAAGATTTTAAAAAAGAGAAAGAAATTGAGAATATTACTGAAATTGAAAACTATATTCCTTCTTTTAAAGAAAATATATCTAACCAAAAAATTGCAATTGTTTATGCTGACGGAGAAATTAGTTATACTGCATCAAAAAATCCAACTTCCAGTGTTATAACTCCAGATAAATTTATTTCTGCTTTAAACAAAGCTTCGGAAGATGATAGTATTAAGGGAATCGTTATTCGAGTTAATTCTCCTGGTGGTTCTGCTTTAGCTTCTGATATTATTTGTAACTCAATTAAAAATGTAAAAAAACCTGTTTATGTTTCTATTGGTAGTGTTGCTGCATCTGGAGGATATTATATATCTACTGCTGCAAAAAAAATATTTGCTGATAAAAATAGCATAACTGGTTCTATTGGTGTTGTAAGCCTTATCCCTAACTTTAAAGAATTAACTTCTAAGGTTGGAGTTAATGTAAATGATATATCTCTTGGAAAGTTTGCTGATTTATATTCTTTAACTTCTCCTATGACTCCTGAAAGAAAAGAAAAAATATACAGTTCGAATCTCAAAGTTTATCATGAATTTTTAAATAAAGTTGCTTATGGTCGAAATTTACCTCTTAATGAGGTTGAAAATATTGCTCAAGGGAAAATTTGGTTAGGAGAAGAAGCCATTAATAATGGCCTTATTGATTCAATTGGTGGAATAAATAAAACAATTAAAACTTTAGCAAAAGATTTAAATATAAATGATAATTATTCTGTTATTGAAGTTCCTTATGAAGAAGATTTAAAATCTATGTTTGAAGCAACATTATTACCTATACAAACTCTATTTTCTTTAAAATTATTGACTAATACAAAAAATATTAAAACTCTTATTGAAAATGAGGAGATGTTCTTTAAACCACTTTTATATTTAAGCTTTTAA
- a CDS encoding uracil-xanthine permease family protein — protein MTNLSTKSKLLLGIQHVLAMFGATVLVPFLTGLNPSIALLSAGIGTLLFHLCTKGIVPVFLGSSFAFIGALALVLKEEGIAAIKGGVISAGFVYIFMSWMIRVFGVEKIKSFFPPVVVGPIIMVIGLRLSPVALSMAGYSNGHFDLKSLIVALIVVISMITISILEKSFFRLVPILISVILGYLVSIFLGLVDFTPIAAANWIGFSKDALNNLLTLPKFSITAILAIAPIALVVFIEHIGDITTNGAVVGKDFFKNPGISRTLLGDGVATVAAGLLGGPANTTYGENTGVLAVTKVYDPAILRIAACYAIVLSFIGKFGVILQTIPTPVMGGVSIILFGMIASVGVRTVIDAEIDFSHSRNLLIASLIFVLGIAIDNIIIWKTVSLSGLAIAALIGVTLNKILPKDQLDK, from the coding sequence ATGACTAATTTATCTACAAAAAGTAAACTTTTACTTGGAATCCAACACGTACTAGCTATGTTTGGAGCTACTGTTTTAGTTCCATTTTTAACTGGTTTAAATCCATCTATCGCTTTACTTTCTGCAGGAATAGGAACACTTCTTTTTCATCTTTGTACAAAAGGTATCGTTCCTGTTTTTTTAGGTTCATCGTTTGCTTTTATTGGAGCTCTAGCTCTTGTTTTAAAAGAGGAGGGAATTGCAGCTATTAAAGGTGGGGTTATCTCTGCTGGTTTTGTTTATATCTTCATGTCTTGGATGATTAGAGTTTTTGGTGTGGAAAAGATAAAATCTTTCTTTCCTCCTGTTGTTGTTGGTCCAATTATAATGGTTATTGGACTTAGGCTTAGTCCTGTTGCGCTTTCTATGGCAGGATATTCAAACGGACATTTTGATTTAAAAAGTCTTATAGTAGCACTTATAGTAGTAATTTCCATGATAACTATCTCTATTTTAGAAAAATCGTTTTTTAGGCTAGTTCCCATTTTAATTTCTGTTATCTTAGGATATTTAGTTTCAATCTTTTTAGGATTAGTTGACTTTACACCTATTGCCGCTGCTAATTGGATTGGATTTTCAAAAGATGCTCTAAATAACTTGTTAACTTTACCTAAATTTTCTATTACAGCTATCTTGGCAATAGCTCCTATAGCACTAGTTGTTTTTATTGAACATATTGGAGATATTACAACAAATGGGGCTGTTGTTGGTAAAGACTTCTTTAAAAACCCTGGTATTTCAAGAACATTATTAGGTGACGGAGTTGCTACTGTTGCTGCAGGACTTTTAGGAGGACCTGCTAACACAACTTATGGAGAAAATACTGGAGTATTAGCAGTTACTAAAGTTTATGATCCTGCGATTCTTAGAATAGCAGCTTGTTATGCAATTGTTTTAAGTTTTATTGGCAAATTTGGAGTAATCTTACAAACAATTCCTACCCCAGTTATGGGAGGCGTTTCTATAATTCTTTTCGGTATGATTGCTTCTGTCGGGGTTAGAACTGTTATTGATGCTGAAATAGATTTTTCTCACTCGAGAAATCTTTTAATTGCATCTCTTATATTTGTTTTAGGTATTGCTATTGATAATATTATAATCTGGAAAACTGTTTCTCTTTCTGGACTTGCTATTGCAGCTTTAATAGGTGTTACGTTAAATAAGATATTACCTAAAGATCAACTTGATAAATAA
- a CDS encoding endonuclease/exonuclease/phosphatase family protein, which yields MYIKKIFILFIFIFSFSFSKQLENKAYIGAFNTLRLGKGEKDYKHLAKSIEPFDIVGLVEVMNKKGIYKLISEVEKISNSKWGYDISPYPVGTDEYKEYYAFLYKKDKVDFIKSDGFYPDKNDDFIREPYGATFKINNFDFTYVLIHSIYGKKVSQRQFEAAKFIDIYNYFQDLDPIENDILIGGDFNLAANDTAFEPLLTHKDNIIYALDPSIKTTIGTKGFANSYDNIFLSKKYTQEFKGESGALDITEGEFIKTRKEVSDHLPIFIVVDTENDDD from the coding sequence ATGTATATAAAAAAAATATTTATTCTATTTATTTTTATTTTTTCTTTTTCTTTTTCAAAACAATTAGAAAATAAAGCTTACATCGGAGCTTTTAACACATTGAGATTAGGAAAGGGAGAGAAAGATTACAAGCATTTAGCTAAATCTATTGAACCTTTTGATATTGTCGGTTTAGTTGAAGTTATGAATAAAAAAGGAATATATAAACTTATATCTGAAGTAGAAAAAATTAGTAATTCTAAATGGGGATATGATATATCTCCATATCCTGTAGGAACTGATGAATATAAAGAATACTATGCATTTCTTTATAAAAAAGATAAAGTTGATTTCATTAAAAGTGATGGTTTTTACCCTGATAAAAATGATGATTTTATTCGTGAACCATATGGAGCTACTTTTAAAATTAATAATTTTGATTTTACTTATGTCCTAATTCATTCAATTTATGGTAAAAAAGTATCTCAAAGACAATTTGAAGCTGCAAAATTTATAGATATTTATAATTACTTTCAAGATTTAGATCCTATTGAAAATGATATCCTAATTGGTGGTGATTTTAATCTTGCTGCTAATGATACAGCTTTTGAACCACTCCTTACTCATAAAGATAATATAATTTATGCCTTAGACCCTTCTATTAAAACAACTATCGGGACTAAAGGTTTTGCTAATTCTTATGATAATATTTTTCTTTCTAAAAAATATACACAAGAATTTAAAGGTGAAAGTGGAGCATTAGATATCACTGAAGGAGAATTTATAAAAACTAGAAAGGAGGTTTCTGATCATCTGCCTATTTTTATTGTAGTTGATACAGAAAATGATGATGACTAA
- a CDS encoding YbaB/EbfC family nucleoid-associated protein, with amino-acid sequence MVRKLKGQKTGGNSQSDILRQAQAMQQQMLSVQESLKEKEVEASVGGGAVVVKANGQKDIVSIKISEETIKDAVEDKEMLEDLVLSAVTEAMRQADELAEKEMSAVTGGINIPGLF; translated from the coding sequence TTGGTTAGAAAATTAAAAGGACAAAAAACTGGAGGAAACTCTCAATCTGATATTTTAAGACAAGCTCAAGCTATGCAACAACAAATGCTTTCTGTTCAAGAATCATTAAAAGAAAAAGAAGTTGAGGCTTCTGTTGGTGGTGGAGCTGTTGTAGTAAAAGCTAATGGGCAAAAAGATATCGTTTCTATAAAAATATCTGAAGAGACTATTAAAGATGCTGTTGAAGATAAAGAGATGTTAGAAGATCTTGTTCTTTCTGCTGTTACTGAGGCTATGAGACAAGCTGATGAATTAGCTGAGAAAGAGATGTCTGCTGTTACTGGTGGAATCAATATCCCAGGTCTATTCTAG
- a CDS encoding thiamine diphosphokinase produces MMMTKAFIFLNGEFPESKEFYENLNIDNAHLFCADGGARKALELNYIPKEVWGDFDSLDKNSIKLLTFNNVVIKSFNKNKDFTDGELLISYVSSLNYDKIYIIGGFGGRVDHFLTNINLIFKYNNLIFLNDIEKLFLVTSNFTIKNSKGKRISFIPFSDTIENLSLDGFLYPLKNHVLKRGDSTCLSNILTSNNASISFNDGKLLGVLSLD; encoded by the coding sequence ATGATGATGACTAAGGCTTTTATTTTTTTAAATGGAGAGTTCCCTGAATCTAAAGAGTTTTATGAAAACTTGAATATCGATAATGCTCATCTCTTTTGTGCCGATGGAGGTGCTCGAAAAGCTCTTGAATTAAATTATATTCCAAAAGAAGTTTGGGGAGACTTTGATTCCCTAGACAAGAATTCTATAAAATTACTCACTTTTAATAATGTCGTTATTAAAAGCTTTAATAAAAATAAAGATTTTACAGATGGAGAACTTTTAATATCTTATGTATCTTCACTAAATTATGATAAAATTTATATTATTGGGGGTTTTGGAGGAAGAGTAGATCACTTTCTAACAAATATAAACCTTATCTTTAAATATAATAATCTTATCTTTCTTAATGATATAGAAAAACTTTTCTTGGTTACTTCTAATTTTACTATAAAAAATAGTAAAGGAAAAAGAATTTCATTTATTCCTTTTTCAGATACTATTGAAAACCTTAGTCTAGATGGATTTCTTTATCCTCTTAAAAATCATGTTTTGAAAAGAGGAGATTCCACATGTTTAAGCAATATACTTACCTCTAATAATGCATCTATTTCTTTTAATGATGGTAAACTTTTAGGAGTGTTAAGTTTAGATTGA
- a CDS encoding lysophospholipid acyltransferase family protein, with the protein MENNKYKRYGLILYYLLKIISKTMKIEIIKSPKLVEGENYVCGFWHNKLVGASLGLINLSQKKAVLASPSKDGELISIPLEKMGFTMVRGSSGKDSIKSVLKLIKLVKDGHSAGTPLDGPKGPIYEVKPGMLYLAQKSGKALVPVGVAFSNKWTFEKAWDKFQMPKPFSKMVCLIGDPILIPGDANLDDYLDLAKEALFQIDKEAEKILNEKK; encoded by the coding sequence ATGGAAAATAATAAATATAAAAGATATGGTTTAATACTTTACTACCTACTAAAAATTATTTCTAAAACAATGAAAATAGAGATTATAAAAAGTCCTAAACTTGTTGAGGGAGAAAATTATGTATGTGGTTTTTGGCACAATAAACTTGTTGGAGCCTCTCTAGGACTAATCAATCTATCTCAAAAAAAAGCTGTCTTAGCTAGCCCTTCTAAAGACGGAGAGTTAATATCTATTCCTTTAGAAAAAATGGGTTTTACTATGGTTAGAGGTTCTTCTGGAAAGGATTCAATTAAATCAGTTTTGAAATTAATTAAATTAGTTAAAGATGGTCATAGTGCCGGAACTCCGTTAGATGGACCAAAAGGTCCTATTTATGAAGTTAAACCTGGCATGTTATATCTTGCCCAAAAATCTGGAAAAGCTTTAGTTCCAGTTGGTGTAGCATTTAGTAATAAATGGACTTTTGAAAAAGCTTGGGACAAATTTCAAATGCCTAAACCTTTTTCTAAAATGGTTTGTTTAATTGGAGACCCCATTTTAATTCCTGGTGATGCTAATTTAGATGATTATTTAGATTTAGCGAAAGAAGCCCTATTCCAAATAGATAAAGAAGCTGAAAAAATATTAAATGAAAAAAAATAA